A section of the Scleropages formosus chromosome 12, fSclFor1.1, whole genome shotgun sequence genome encodes:
- the LOC108930595 gene encoding LOW QUALITY PROTEIN: nck-associated protein 1-like (The sequence of the model RefSeq protein was modified relative to this genomic sequence to represent the inferred CDS: substituted 1 base at 1 genomic stop codon) codes for MQSSQQKLAEKLTILDDRGVGMLTRIYNIKKTVNFDLTKNFLDLVVCYATLLMLLSRIEERKAIIGLYNYAHEMTHGSSDREYPRLGQMIVDYENPLKKMMEEFAPHNKLLSNALVSLQTVYPRRNLSADQWRNAQLLSLISAPNAKLNPVQSDTMPCEYLSLDTMEKWIVFGFLLSHTALNSEPAALSLWKLALQSGSCLCLFRDEVFHTHKACEDLLVGLRGYNKRINDIRECKEAAAAAHAXVRPCCGSMHRERRRFLRSALKELATVLSDQPGLLGPKALFVFMALSFARDEIVWLLRHTDNVPKKNADDFTDKHMAELIFYMEELRSQVWKYGPVIQRYYVRHLSGFDAVVLDELVQNLSMCSEDESVIISSFVNTMTSFSVKQVEDGEVFDFRGMRLDWFRLQAYTSISEASLGIAEHQELGKTMNTVIFHTKMVDSLVEMLAETLDLSIFCFYSRPFEKMFQQCLELPSQSPHSIAFALLCTHELCPEEQHHIGDRSLSLCNMFLDEMAKQARNLITDICTEQCTLSNRLLPKHCAKTISQAVNKKSKKPTGKKGDLEHEKPGVESTRKDRLLVTSLDKLRTALSELCFSINYVTNMTVWEHTFTPREYLTSHLEMRFAKSIVGMTMYDQATQEIAKPSELLASVHAYMTMLQSMENHVQIDITRVFNNVLLQQTQHLDSHGEPTITSLYTNWYLETLLRQVSNGHIAYFPAMKAFVNLPTENELTFNANEYSDISEMRALSELLGPYGMKFLSESLMWHISSQVAELKKLVVENVEVLTQMRTSFDKPEQMGTLFKKLTSVDSVLKRMTIIGVILSFRLLAQEALRDASFFSTVVCCPRVLSCHVPFLLSSIEDFKDHIPRETDMKVAMNVYELSSAAGLPCEIDPALVVALSSQKSGQRERGLCLLSEHMEGSTEHPDRTEQESLAAALFTIHKGSIEDRLKEFLAVRTRRRHLSTSAPSQVVLYLSSFFCKFSSIAEPICTPFFCPLVEFQLSSKALVSYVYLGFLLHSCHITLAPQPISPKSRIFSQA; via the exons ATGCAGTCGAGCCAGCAGAAACTGGCGGAGAAACTGACCATCCTGGACGACCGCGGGGTGGGCATGCTCACGCGCATCTACAACATCAAAAAG ACGGTGAATTTTGACCTGACCAAGAACTTCCTGGACTTGGTTGTGTGCTACGCCACGCTCTTGATGCTGCTCTCCCGCATTGAGGAGCGCAAAGCCATCATCGGACTCTACAACTACGCTCACGAGATGACGCATGGCTCCAG CGACCGGGAGTACCCGAGGCTCGGCCAGATGATCGTGGACTATGAGAACCCGCTGAAGAAAATGATGGAAGAGTTTGCCCCTCACAATAAG TTGCTGTCAAACGCCCTGGTTTCCCTCCAGACAGTGTACCCCCGCAGGAACCTGTCTGCTGACCAGTGGAGGAATGCCCAGCTGCTGAGCCTGATCAGCGCCCCCAATGCCAAGCTGAACCCGGTCCAGTCAGACACG ATGCCCTGCGAGTACCTGTCCCTGGACACCATGGAGAAGTGGATTGTCT TCGGCTTCCTGCTGAGCCATACAGCGCTGAACAGCGAGCCGGCTGCACTCAGCCTCTGGAAACTGGCCCTGCAAAGCGGCTCCTGCCTCTGCCTGTTCCGCGACGAGGTCTTCCACACGCACAAGGCATGCGAGGACCTGCTGGTGGGCCTACGTGG CTACAACAAGCGCATCAATGACATCAGGGAATGCAaagaggcggcggcggcggcacatGCATAAGTGCGCCCCTGCTG CGGCTCCATGCACAGAGAGAGGCGTCGCTTCCTCAGGTCAGCCCTGAAGGAATTGGCCACGGTGCTGTCTGACCAGCCGGGACTGCTGGGCCCAAAG GCCCTCTTCGTCTTCATGGCACTTTCATTTGCCCGTGACGAGATAGTCTGGCTACTGCGCCACACCGACAACGTGCCCAAGAAGAACGCCGATGACTTCACTGATAA GCACATGGCAGAGCTCATTTTCTACATGGAGGAGCTAAGGTCTCAGGTGTGGAAGTATGGACCCGTAATTCAGCGCTACTACGTGCGGCACCTGTCCGGGTTCGACGCCGTGGTGCTCGACGAGCTCGTTCAG AACCTGTCCATGTGTTCCGAGGACGAGTCCGTCATAATATCCTCCTTTGTGAACACGATGACTTCGTTCAGTGTTAAACAAG TGGAGGATGGCGAGGTGTTTGATTTCAGGGGCATGCGCCTCGACTGGTTCAGGTTGCAG GCCTACACAAGCATCTCCGAGGCCTCCCTGGGAATCGCCGAGCACCAGGAGCTCGGCAAGACCATGAACACCGTCATCTTCCACACCAAGATGGTGGATTCCCTGGTGGAGATGCTTGCAGAGACCTTGGACCTGTCCATCTTCTG CTTCTACAGCCGTCCCTTCGAGAAGATGTTCCAGCAGTGCCTGGAGTTGCCGTCGCAGTCGCCCCACTCGATCGCCTTCGCTTTGCTCTGCACCCACGAGCTCTGCCCCGAGGAG CAGCACCACATCGGCGACCGCAGTCTGTCCCTCTGCAACATGTTCCTGGACGAGATGGCGAAGCAGGCGAGGAACCTCATTACGGATATCTGCACGGAGCAGTGTACCCTCAGCAACCGG CTGCTGCCCAAACACTGCGCCAAGACCATCAGCCAAGCGGTGAACAAGAAGTCCAAGAAGCCCACGGGCAAGAAGGGCGATCTGGAGCATGAGAAGCCTGGGGTGGAGAGCACGCGCAAGGACAGGCTCCTGGTCACCAG TCTGGACAAGCTACGCACAGCCCTGTCCGAGCTCTGCTTCTCCATCAACTACGTGACGAACATGACGGTTTGGGAGCACACGTTCACACCTCGCGAGTACCTCACCTCCCATCTGGAGATGCGCTTCGCCAA GTCCATTGTAGGTATGACCATGTACGACCAAGCCACGCAGGAGATTGCCAagccctcagagctgctggccAGCGTTCATGCCTACATGACCATGCTCCAGTCCATGGAGAACCACGTGCAGATTGACATCACCCGAGTCTTCAACAacgtgctgctgcagcagacGCAGCACCTGGACAGCCATGGCGAGCCAACCATCACCAGCCTCTACACCAACTG GTACCTGGAGACGCTGCTGCGGCAGGTGAGCAACGGCCACATCGCCTACTTCCCCGCTATGAAGGCGTTCGTCAACCTGCCCACAGAAAACGAGCTCACCTTCAATGCCAATGAGTACTCCGACATTTCTG AGATGAGGGCACTGTCAGAGCTGCTGGGTCCATATGGGATGAAGTTCCTCAGCGAGAGCCTCATGTGGCACATCTCGTCCCAGGTTGCCGAGCTGAAG AAACTGGTGGTGGAAAATGTGGAAGTTCTCACTCAGATGAGAACCAGCTTTGACAAGCCTGAGCAGATGGGCACGCTGTTCAAGAAGCTGACCT CAGTGGACAGCGTCCTGAAGAGGATGACCATCATTGGCGTTATTCTGTCCTTCCGCTTGCTGGCCCAGGAGGCTCTGAGAGATGCGAGTTTTTTTTCTACCGTCGTCTGCTGCCCCAGG GTGCTCTCGTGCCACGTTCCCTTCCTGCTGAGCTCCATTGAGGATTTCAAGGACCATATTCCCCGAGAGACAGATATGAAG gtGGCCATGAACGTGTACGAGTTGTCCTCGGCCGCAGGCCTGCCCTGTGAGATCGACCCGGCCCTCGTGGTGGCGCTATCTTCCCAGAAGTCCG GGCAGAGAGAACGTGGTCTGTGTTTGCTCTCTGAGCACATGGAGGGCAGTacagagcacccagacagaacagaacaggagt cTTTAGCGGCGGCGCTCTTCACCATCCACAAGGGCAGCATTGAGGATCGCCTCAAGGAGTTCCTTGCTGTAAGAACCCGCCGCCGCCACTTATCCACGTCTGCGCCCTCACAAGTTGTTCTGTATCTCAGTTCCTTTTTCTGCAAGTTTTCCTCCATCGCGGAACCCATATGTACTCCATTTTTCTGCCCTTTGGTTGAATTTCAACTCTCCTCAAAAGCTCTAGTATCTTATGTGTACTTAGGATTTTTATTGCACTCATGTCATATTACACTGGCACCTCAGCCTATCAGCCCCAAGTCGAGAATTTTCTCACAGGCTTGA
- the LOC108927618 gene encoding dnaJ homolog subfamily C member 10-like — protein sequence MEPFRGRAHVSSRTWLLWLCVYSLACLLDTVSTGEDYYQLLGLSKDASTREIRQAFKKLALVMHPDKNPNDESAHEKFLKINRAYEVLKDEELRRKYDKYGERGLQDSQQGGRYESWNFYRYDFGIYDEDLEIITLDWGDFDAAVNSGELWFVNFYFPRCSHCHELAPTWRQFAKEMDGVFRIGAVNCGDNGRLCRSKGVSSYPSLYVFRAGMSAQKYFGDRSKESLVSFAMQFVSSKVTELWEGNIRTEMDRASALGIGWLLTFCTDSGDCLESQTRQKLAGMLEGLVSVGWLDCSVQAELCERLHVTSSFTAYSPPGSSLEQRDHMLLIHSLDVKEIYSEVIQYLPDLESLTQDTFTDKLENQRWLVSFTFGQKNLGSIEYRKLQVLLKEASVKVGQVDCLTESRLCDAFYIQKPSIAVFKDTGVNDFEVYHGKELLYNVVGFAKDSANAHVTTLLPRNFPRNEKEPWLVDFFAPWCPPCRALLPELRKASVQLFGQLKFGTLDCTIHEGLCRTYNIQAYPTTVIFNRSSIHEYEGHHTADGILQFIEDLVNPVVVPLTPDNFDELVRQRRPNETWTVDFYAPWCGPCQALLPEWRRMARMVNGIVKVGTVDCQKYHWFCQQESVRAYPEIRLFPQDSRSRNHYESYNGWHRDAHSLRAWALGSLPRVSVDLNPEDFKQMVLRGRDHWVLDFYAPWCGPCQHFAPEFELLARVLQGTVRAGKLDCQAHGETCQSVGIRAYPTVRFYPYLGSNKRDQGGEYINSRDANTIVAIVRQRLHTLVPQLRGHSGPPKEEL from the exons ATGGAGCCCTTTCGCGGTCGAGCTCACGTGAGCTCCCGCACATGGCTGCTGTGGCTGTGTGTTTACAGCCTTGCGTGTCTGCTGGACACGGTGTCCACCGGCGAGGATTACTACCAGCTGCTAGGGCTCTCCAAGGACGCGTCCACCAGGGAGATCCGACAGGCCTTCAAGAAGCTGGCCCTGGTCATGCACCCTGATAAGAACCCG AACGATGAGAGCGCCCACGAGAAGTTCCTGAAGATTAACCGGGCCTACGAGGTGCTGAAGGACGAGGAGCTGCGCAGGAAGTACGACAAGTACGGCGAGAGGGGGCTCCAGGACAGCCAGCAGGGCGGCCGATACGAGAGCTGGAACTTCTACCGATACGACTTTG GGATCTATGACGAGGACCTCGAGATCATCACGCTGGACTGGGGAGATTTCG ACGCTGCGGTGAACTCTGGGGAGCTGTGGTTTGTCAACTTCTACTTCCCTCGCTGCTCGCACTGCCACGAGCTCGCCCCCACG TGGAGGCAGTTTGCCAAGGAGATGGACGGCGTGTTCAGAATCGGAGCCGTGAACTGCGGAGACAACGGACGCCTGTGTCGCAGCAAGGGTGTGAGCAGCTACCCGAGCCTCTACGTGTTCAGGGCTGGAATG AGCGCTCAGAAGTACTTTGGCGACAGGTCCAAGGAGAGCCTCGTCAGCTTTGCCATGCAGTTTGTGAGCAGCAAGGTGACGGAGCTGTGGGAAG GCAACATCCGCACTGAGATGGACAGAGCATCTGCGTTGGGCATCGGCTGGTTGCTGACCTTCTGCACAGACTCGGGAG ACTGCCTGGAGTCACAGACGAGGCAAAAGTTGGCTGGGATGCTG GAGGGCCTGGTGAGCGTCGGCTGGCTGGACTGCTCCGTGCAGGCGGAGCTCTGCGAGCGCCTTCACGTCACGTCTAGCTTCACAGCCTACTCCCCCCCCGGCAGCAGCCTAGAGCAGAGGGACCACATGCTG CTCATTCACAGTCTGGATGTGAAGGAGATCTACAGTGAAGTGATACAGTACCTGCCGGACCTGGAGAGCCTGACCCAGGACACATTCACG GACAAACTGGAGAACCAGCGCTGGCTGGTGAGCTTCACCTTTGGACAGAAAAACCTGGGATCCATCGAGTACAGGAAGCTCCAGGTGCTTCTCAAGGAAGCCAGCGTAAAG GTGGGCCAAGTGGATTGCCTGACAGAATCCCGGCTCTGTGACGCCTTCTACATCCAGAAGCCGAGCATCGCTGTCTTCAAGGACACTGGGGTCAATGACTTTGAGGTGTACCACG GGAAGGAACTCTTATACAACGTTGTGGGCTTTGCCAAGGACAGCGCCAATGCGCACGTCACCACGCTGCTGCCCAGGAACTTCCCCCGGAATGAGAAGGAACCCTGGCTAGTGGACTTTTTCGCACCC TGGTGTCCTCCTTGTCGAGCCCTGCTGCCGGAGCTGAGGAAAGCCTCTGTCCAGCTCTTTGGTCAGTTGAAGTTCGGAACCCTCGACTGCACTATTCACGAGGGCCTCTGCCGCACG TATAACATCCAGGCGTACCCGACAACTGTAATCTTCAACCGCTCCAGCATCCACGAGTATGAGGGCCACCACACGGCGGATGGCATCCTGCAGTTCATCGAG gacctggtcaaccCGGTAGTGGTTCCTCTCACCCCGGACAACTTCGATGAGCTGGTGAGGCAGCGCAGGCCCAACGAGACATGGACGGTGGACTTCTACGCTCCGTGGTGCGGACCGTGCCAGGCACTGCTGCCAGAGTGGCGGAGGATGGCCCGG ATGGTGAACGGCATCGTGAAGGTGGGCACTGTGGACTGCCAGAAGTACCACTGGTTCTGCCAGCAGGAGAGTGTGAGAGCGTATCCCGAGATCCGCCTGTTCCCCCAGGACTCACGGAGCCGCAACCACTACGA GAGCTACAATGGGTGGCACCGGGATGCCCACTCCCTGCGCGCCTGGGCTCTCGG GTCCCTGCCCAGGGTGTCTGTGGACCTCAACCCCGAGGATTTCAAGCAGATGGTGCTGCGGGGACGCGACCACTGGGTGCTGGACTTCTATGCCCCCTGGTGTGGGCCGTGCCAGCACTTCGCCCCCGAGTTTGAGCTGCTCGCCCGA GTGCTCCAGGGGACGGTGAGGGCAGGGAAGCTGGACTGTCAGGCTCATGGGGAGACATGCCAGAGCGTGGGCATCAGGGCGTACCCCACGGTGCGCTTCTACCCCTATCTGGGGTCAAACAAG cgAGACCAGGGGGGGGAGTACATCAACAGCAGAGATGCCAACACGATCGTGGCCATCGTCCGCCAGCGGCTGCACACGCTCGTGCCACAGCTGCGGGGCCACAGCGGCCCCCCTAAG GAGGAGCTGTAG
- the LOC108928037 gene encoding dual specificity protein phosphatase 19-like translates to MHSLAQEIKSFSKTNLRKQCTRVTTLSGKRIIETWKGSTVHVVEDPLPSGASCGYVPDNSWDLQVGVVRPYLLLASQDAAQDFGTLRKFKVSHILNVAYGVENAFPDLFIHKTLSILDLPDTVITSYFQECSQFIDQAKKEKGVVLVHCNAGVSRSAAVVIGYLMCREGLTFDDAFTLVKKARPVICPNPGFLEQLKGYRPQGDPQLNGVVHP, encoded by the exons ATGCATTCACTCGCACAGGAGATCAAGTCCTTCTCCAAGACCAATCTGAGAAAGCAATGTACCAGGGTGACCACGCTGAGCGGCAAAAGAATTATCGAGACATGGAAAGGCTCTACAGTGCATGTGGTCGAGGACCCGCTTCCATCCGGAGCGTCGTGTGGTTACGTGCCGGACAACAGCTGGGACCTTCAAGTCGGAGTGGTCAGGCCATACCTGCTGCTAG CTTCACAAGATGCTGCCCAGGATTTTGGCACATTAAGGAAATTTAAG GTTTCACACATATTGAATGTTGCGTATGGTGTTGAAAACGCTTTCCCTGACTTGTTTATTCATAAAACATTGAGCATCTTGGACCTCCCGGACACGGTCATCACTTCCTATTTCCAGGAGTGTTCTCAGTTCATAGACCAAGCCAAGAAAGAG AAAGGTGTCGTCCTGGTGCACTGCAATGCCGGAGTCTCCCGTTCTGCCGCGGTTGTCATCGGATACCTGATGTGCAGGGAGGGCCTGACCTTCGATGACGccttcaccttggtgaaaaaggcgCGACCCGTCATTTGCCCAAACCCGGGCTTTCTGGAACAACTGAAAGGCTACAGACCACAGGGGGACCCACAGCTGAATGGTGTCGTGCACCCTTGA